From a single Brassica napus cultivar Da-Ae chromosome C9, Da-Ae, whole genome shotgun sequence genomic region:
- the LOC125592486 gene encoding uncharacterized protein LOC125592486: MLAGDSLWGQWIRRNLLKKKSFWEVKESTQTGSWVWRKMLKLRDVARTFHMKVVGNGRHISFWFDRWSEIGVMIEVLGDRGLIEMGIHREATLEEAIWNHRRRKRHRRPLLNEVEKELSIVKEKLILDMDDVDLWRWKSGFKPSFSTAETWSMTREVATPCIWGQSIWFAQATPKFSFMTWIAIRDRLATMDRIAVWNPGVDTTCVLCKRAPETRNHLFFECSFSSWIWEHIVKGLLGRAYSNKWNIMVELISVSTMEKRKRFCLRYALQVTVYTLWWERNKRRHGDPPRPMQVWLNS, translated from the coding sequence ATGCTTGCTGGAGATTCTCTTTGGGGCCAATGGATCAGAAGGAATTTGCTTAAAAAGAAGAGTTTTTGGGAAGTAAAAGAGAGCACGCAGACAGGCTCTTGGGTTTGGAGGAAAATGCTCAAGTTGAGAGATGTCGCTAGAACGTTCCATATGAAGGTAGTAGGGAATGGGAGACATATTTCCTTCTGGTTTGATCGCTGGTCGGAGATTGGGGTGATGATTGAGGTACTTGGTGACAGAGGTTTAATTGAAATGGGAATTCATCGGGAAGCCACTTTGGAGGAGGCGATTTGGAACCATCGGAGGAGGAAGAGACATAGACGGCCTCTGTTAAATGAAGTCGAAAAGGAGCTGAGTATAGTCAAAGAGAAGCTGATTCTGGATATGGACGATGTGGATTTGTGGAGATGGAAGTCAGGTTTCAAACCCAGCTTCTCAACTGCTGAGACTTGGTCGATGACCAGAGAAGTAGCGACGCCATGCATCTGGGGGCAGAGTATCTGGTTCGCACAGGCCACACCAAAATTTTCCTTCATGACCTGGATCGCCATACGAGACCGACTAGCCACAATGGATCGAATCGCTGTTTGGAATCCAGGTGTAGACACTACTTGTGTGTTATGTAAAAGAGCCCCTGAGACAAGAAATCACCTCTTTTTTGAGTGCTCCTTCTCATCCTGGATTTGGGAACATATTGTCAAAGGGCTGTTGGGAAGAGCCTACTCGAATAAGTGGAATATAATGGTGGAGCTAATATCTGTTTCGACAatggagaaaaggaaaaggtTCTGTCTCAGATATGCATTGCAGGTCACTGTGTATACACTGTGGTGGGAGCGTAACAAGCGACGACATGGTGACCCTCCAAGGCCGATGCAAGTTTGGCTAAATTCATAG
- the LOC125593431 gene encoding flavin-containing monooxygenase FMO GS-OX2-like — MAPAQNPISSKHVAVIGAGASGLIAARELHREGHTVVVFEREKQVGGLWIYSPKSESDPLGLDPTRPIVHSSVYESLRTNLPRECMGFRDFPFVPCVDDFSRDSRRYPSHREVLAYLQDFAREFKIEEMVRFETEVVRVETVDGKWRVRSKNSDDLSKDEIFDAVVVCSGHYTEPYVAHIPGIKSWPGKQIHSHNYRVPGPFKNEVVVVIGNFASGADISRDVAKVAKEVHIASRGSEASTYEKLSVPTNNLWIHSEIETACDDGSIFFKNGKAVHADTVVYCTGYKYKFPFLETNGYMSIDDNRVEPLYKHVFPPALAPGLSFVGLPGMGIQFVMFEIQSKWVAAILSGRVTLPAPEKMMEDLIASYAMLEALGIPKRHTHKLGKIQSKYLDWVAEECGCQLVEPWRTQQVDRGYGRLVSNPENYRDEWDDDDLIKEAYEDFASKKLISFLPSYFPESGR, encoded by the exons ATGGCACCAGCTCAAAACCCAATCAGTTCGAAACACGTAGCGGTGATCGGAGCCGGAGCATCCGGTTTAATAGCGGCCAGAGAGCTCCATCGTGAAGGTCACACCGTCGTCGTTTTTGAGCGGGAGAAACAAGTGGGAGGTCTCTGGATTTACTCACCTAAATCTGAATCCGACCCGCTTGGTCTCGACCCGACAAGACCTATAGTTCACTCGAGTGTCTACGAGTCTCTCCGAACCAACCTCCCGAGAGAGTGTATGGGTTTCAGGGATTTTCCGTTCGTGCCATGTGTTGATGACTTTTCAAGAGACTCGAGAAGGTATCCGAGCCACAGGGAAGTTCTTGCGTACCTTCAAGACTTTGCTAGAGAGTTTAAAATAGAGGAGATGGTCCGGTTCGAGACCGAGGTGGTTCGGGTTGAGACGGTTGATGGAAAATGGAGGGTCCGGTCCAAAAACTCCGATGATCTCTCCAAAGATGAGATCTTTGACGCAGTCGTTGTTTGCAGTGGGCATTATACCGAACCTTACGTTGCTCATATTCCTG gGATAAAATCATGGCCAGGAAAGCAGATCCATAGCCACAACTACAGAGTTCCGGGTCCATTCAAAAATGAG GTGGTGGTGGTCATCGGAAATTTTGCGAGCGGTGCCGATATCAGTAGAGACGTAGCTAAGGTCGCCAAAGAAGTACACATTGCGTCTAGAGGGAGTGAAGCCAGTACGTATGAGAAGCTTTCCGTGCCCACCAATAATCTATGGATTCATTCTGAG aTAGAGACTGCATGTGATGATGgttcaatttttttcaaaaatgggAAGGCGGTTCATGCAGATACCGTTGTGTATTGTACCGG GTACAAGTATAAGTTCCCATTTCTTGAAACCAATGGCTATATGAGCATTGATGATAACCGCGTTGAACCTTTGTACAAACATGTCTTTCCACCGGCGCTTGCCCCAGGGCTTTCTTTTGTTGGTTTACCAGGGATG GGCATACAATTCGTCATGTTTGAAATCCAAAGCAAATGGGTAGCTGCAATTTTGTCTGGACGAGTTACACTTCCTGCACCAGAAAAGATGATGGAAGATCTTATTGCATCGTATGCCATGCTTGAAGCGTTAGGTATTCCCAAGAGACATACACATAAATTGGGTAAAATTCAG TCTAAGTACCTTGACTGGGTCGCAGAAGAATGTGGTTGCCAGCTTGTTGAGCCTTGGAGAACTCAACAAGTTGACCGTGGTTACGGGAGACTTGTCTCTAACCCTGAAAATTACCGCGATGAATGGGACGACGATGATCTCATAAAAGAAGCGTACGAGGATTTTGCTAGTAAGAAGTTGATTAGCTTTCTTCCTTCTTACTTCCCCGAATCAGGAAGATGA